From Bacillus basilensis, a single genomic window includes:
- a CDS encoding CPBP family intramembrane glutamic endopeptidase: MQSATQLSNEQKYSMSWGQFISSVLFAFFGTGLITVFLAMPLTIYTAGLTDKKQIALYESIANTASTVLQLTVLLFFIFKFEPAKNLLLKSFNFKALKEWRTYVYLLLFFVINIILNYILLNYVFQDATKQQSSALNLDIFKQYQILLLLSFAILTPIFEELIFRGFLLHFFSERFPFWIAAIVTSFFFGIAHTYSLGVMVITFFLGLLMAILCKKTKSIIPAMLLHIMNNMLAFLS, from the coding sequence ATGCAATCCGCTACACAACTTTCTAATGAACAGAAATACTCTATGTCATGGGGACAATTTATTAGCTCCGTTTTATTCGCTTTTTTCGGAACCGGACTTATTACTGTGTTCCTCGCAATGCCCTTAACAATTTATACAGCAGGTCTTACAGATAAAAAACAAATTGCCCTGTACGAATCTATTGCCAATACTGCAAGTACCGTATTACAACTAACCGTGTTGTTATTCTTCATTTTTAAATTCGAACCCGCAAAAAATTTACTATTAAAATCTTTTAACTTTAAAGCACTGAAAGAATGGCGCACATACGTATACTTACTTCTTTTCTTCGTTATAAACATCATACTCAATTACATACTGTTAAATTATGTGTTCCAAGACGCAACAAAGCAGCAATCTTCCGCACTAAATTTAGACATTTTTAAGCAGTATCAAATATTACTACTTCTCAGCTTTGCGATACTCACACCAATTTTTGAAGAGCTTATTTTCCGTGGTTTTTTACTTCACTTCTTCTCTGAACGCTTTCCATTTTGGATTGCAGCCATCGTAACAAGTTTCTTCTTCGGGATCGCTCATACATACTCACTTGGGGTAATGGTAATTACTTTCTTCTTGGGATTATTAATGGCTATTTTATGTAAAAAAACAAAATCCATTATTCCAGCTATGTTACTTCATATTATGAATAATATGTTGGCATTCTTAAGTTAA